From Streptomyces qinzhouensis, one genomic window encodes:
- a CDS encoding Acg family FMN-binding oxidoreductase, which yields MPPTPVAPTEAAPLDETLIASLVEDAILAPSMHNAQPWIFHYDPGTRTFRIRADRARELPLADPDRRALHISCAAAVLNLRVAAVRAGWDPVVGLLPDPADPDLLAEIELLPRRSESYEELAELYPALHRRHTSRAPFGDERVEGSLLDVLSRAALLEGAHLAFPDTFHRRTILDLSSEALVREQEDAAHRAEIARWTGDPPAGGIRDDGIPRYAFGPRSRGGGVPVRDFGPAPGASGTASGGPGATATPRSAPPLPDPDFVRESAVFEESPQLALLGTARDQPADWLRAGQAMERVLLEATLDGLATSVASQALEWSDLRWAIRDPASAMGHVHMVIRLGYGPTGPVTRRRTVGEVLSIGGAQGARPGPGSVT from the coding sequence GTGCCCCCCACTCCCGTGGCACCCACCGAGGCGGCCCCCCTCGACGAGACGCTGATCGCGTCCCTCGTCGAGGACGCGATCCTGGCCCCCTCCATGCACAACGCCCAGCCGTGGATCTTCCACTACGACCCCGGTACCCGTACGTTCCGGATCCGCGCCGACCGCGCGCGGGAGCTGCCGCTGGCCGACCCCGACCGGCGGGCGCTCCACATCAGCTGCGCCGCCGCCGTCCTCAATCTGCGGGTCGCCGCCGTCCGCGCCGGATGGGACCCGGTCGTCGGACTGCTGCCCGACCCCGCCGACCCCGATCTGCTGGCCGAGATCGAGCTGCTGCCCCGGCGCTCGGAGTCGTACGAGGAACTCGCCGAGCTGTATCCCGCGCTGCACCGCCGCCACACCAGCCGGGCGCCCTTCGGTGACGAGCGCGTCGAGGGGTCCCTGCTCGATGTGCTGAGCCGGGCCGCCCTCCTCGAAGGCGCGCACCTCGCCTTCCCCGACACCTTCCACCGGCGGACCATCCTCGACCTGAGCAGCGAGGCCCTCGTCCGGGAGCAGGAGGACGCGGCCCACCGGGCGGAGATCGCCCGCTGGACGGGGGACCCGCCGGCGGGCGGGATCCGGGACGACGGCATTCCGCGGTACGCGTTCGGGCCCAGGAGCAGGGGCGGCGGAGTGCCGGTCCGGGACTTCGGGCCGGCGCCGGGCGCCTCCGGTACGGCTTCCGGCGGCCCGGGTGCCACCGCGACCCCGCGATCCGCGCCGCCGCTCCCCGACCCCGACTTCGTCCGGGAGTCCGCGGTCTTCGAGGAGTCCCCGCAGCTCGCCCTCCTCGGCACGGCCCGCGACCAGCCGGCCGACTGGCTCCGGGCGGGCCAGGCGATGGAACGCGTACTCCTCGAAGCCACCCTCGACGGCCTGGCGACCTCCGTCGCCTCACAGGCGCTGGAGTGGAGCGACCTGCGGTGGGCGATCCGGGACCCGGCGTCGGCGATGGGCCATGTCCATATGGTCATCCGCCTCGGCTACGGGCCGACGGGCCCGGTCACCCGGCGCAGGACCGTCGGCGAGGTGCTGTCGATCGGCGGAGCCCAGGGAGCGCGGCCGGGGCCGGGCTCTGTCACGTGA
- a CDS encoding SpoIIE family protein phosphatase has translation MTAEDFGTGTEATDTEASDTRATSTGTDTGTGTGTGTGAADTGFRAGADPVREGVLRLLACPDPDCLLTTALRICPTGIGAYGGAVYLTDDDGWLRLTGYEGMDEESIRRFPVLAPDSPLPAAVAVRERRIVYGVSDDLAERYPDLPALRDAVRFAVVPLLVDERALGALVVQYDGPVPLPPPDDRLLTMVGGVYAHRLEHLLAREGPEQPPAREGTERPDRPGVRNGSTAPGPRDVRHDTDLHDFRRRSKSGRTRLDLAMSSGNIGSYEWDLPSGTVIADERTIRLFGLDPDRFDSLAESFLRTIHPDDVERIRAVLEESLKTGEHHAAHRVVWPDGTVHWLESKGTVQHNRAGEPRLLIGVIWDTTAQRERAKRRETRREFVLNVTNSFAAALSTQDVLDTMTGTVLPELGATALAIHLEHEGRLLLAGAVGYPQETLDRLRVMGSVDDNPMAEALRAGEPLFFRDRAEYQARFPDPRLRPAEAHGAYVFIPLTSADGTVGSCLISYAAPREFGPDDQIVTAAIAGILTQSLARARLSDLFRRRMTELQELMMPRALPRLPGFEIAARYVPAAEGMQVGGDWFDLLPRDDGGASLVIGDVEGHSAQAAGVMGQLRTALRAHADDGYRAEHLMARGNRTLWGLDTDRFATCCIVDVSPRAGHLQIVRAGHPAPLQAEPDGTVRELEVSGALPLGYAPNDRYPVYHGQLEPGSVLLMYTDGLVDTPDRSYEDAVAAVSRRLSAWMTRPQHGGTDRTADLEALAESLVSEGPAHPGYDDVAVLVVRRTSWESGPVKMNR, from the coding sequence ATGACGGCGGAGGACTTCGGTACGGGTACGGAGGCCACGGATACGGAAGCCTCGGACACAAGGGCTACGAGTACAGGTACGGACACGGGTACAGGTACGGGTACGGGTACGGGGGCTGCGGACACGGGCTTCCGGGCCGGTGCGGACCCGGTCCGCGAGGGCGTGCTCCGCCTGCTGGCCTGCCCCGACCCGGACTGTCTCCTGACCACCGCCCTGCGGATCTGTCCGACCGGCATCGGCGCGTACGGCGGCGCCGTCTACCTCACCGACGACGACGGCTGGCTCCGGCTCACCGGCTACGAGGGCATGGACGAGGAGTCCATCCGCCGGTTCCCCGTCCTCGCCCCCGACTCCCCGCTCCCCGCCGCCGTCGCCGTCCGCGAGCGGCGGATCGTCTACGGCGTCTCCGACGATCTCGCCGAACGGTATCCGGACCTTCCGGCCCTGCGGGACGCGGTCCGCTTCGCGGTCGTACCGCTGCTGGTGGACGAACGGGCGCTGGGCGCGCTCGTCGTCCAGTACGACGGCCCGGTGCCGCTGCCGCCCCCCGACGACCGGCTGCTGACCATGGTCGGCGGGGTGTACGCGCACCGGCTGGAACATCTGCTGGCCCGGGAGGGCCCTGAGCAGCCACCGGCCCGGGAGGGTACGGAGCGACCGGACCGGCCGGGAGTACGGAACGGGAGCACCGCGCCCGGACCCCGGGACGTCCGCCACGACACCGACCTCCATGACTTCCGGCGCCGCAGCAAGAGCGGCCGTACCCGCCTCGACCTCGCCATGTCCAGCGGGAACATCGGCTCCTACGAATGGGACCTGCCCTCCGGCACGGTCATCGCCGACGAGCGCACCATCCGTCTCTTCGGTCTCGACCCCGACCGCTTCGACTCCCTCGCCGAATCCTTTCTGCGCACCATCCACCCCGACGATGTCGAGCGGATCCGCGCCGTCCTGGAAGAGAGCCTCAAAACCGGCGAGCACCACGCCGCCCACCGGGTCGTCTGGCCCGACGGTACGGTCCACTGGCTGGAGTCCAAGGGCACGGTCCAGCACAATCGCGCCGGCGAACCCCGGCTGCTGATCGGCGTCATCTGGGACACCACCGCCCAGCGGGAGCGGGCGAAGCGCCGCGAGACCCGGCGGGAGTTCGTGCTGAACGTGACCAACTCCTTCGCCGCCGCGCTCTCCACCCAGGATGTGCTGGACACCATGACCGGCACCGTCCTGCCCGAACTGGGTGCCACCGCGCTCGCGATCCATCTGGAGCACGAGGGCAGACTGCTGCTCGCGGGCGCGGTCGGCTATCCGCAGGAGACGCTGGACCGGCTGCGGGTGATGGGCTCCGTGGACGACAACCCGATGGCGGAGGCGCTGCGCGCCGGGGAGCCCCTCTTCTTCCGCGACCGCGCCGAGTACCAGGCCCGGTTCCCCGATCCGCGGCTCCGGCCCGCCGAGGCCCATGGCGCCTATGTCTTCATCCCGCTGACCTCGGCGGACGGTACGGTCGGCAGCTGTCTGATCTCCTACGCCGCACCGCGCGAGTTCGGCCCCGACGACCAGATCGTCACCGCCGCCATCGCGGGCATCCTCACCCAGTCCCTGGCCCGGGCCCGCCTCTCCGATCTCTTCCGGCGGCGGATGACCGAGCTCCAGGAGCTGATGATGCCGCGCGCGCTCCCCCGGCTGCCCGGCTTCGAGATCGCCGCGCGGTACGTACCGGCGGCGGAGGGCATGCAGGTCGGCGGCGACTGGTTCGATCTGCTGCCGCGCGACGACGGCGGCGCGTCCCTGGTGATCGGGGACGTGGAGGGCCACAGCGCCCAGGCGGCGGGCGTGATGGGCCAGTTGCGTACGGCCCTGAGGGCGCACGCCGACGACGGCTACCGGGCCGAGCATCTGATGGCCCGGGGCAATCGCACCCTCTGGGGCCTGGACACCGACCGCTTCGCCACCTGCTGCATCGTGGACGTGTCGCCGCGGGCCGGCCATCTCCAGATCGTCCGCGCCGGACACCCCGCCCCGCTCCAGGCCGAACCCGACGGCACGGTCCGTGAGCTGGAGGTCTCCGGCGCGCTGCCGCTCGGCTACGCGCCCAACGACCGTTATCCCGTCTACCACGGGCAGCTGGAACCGGGCTCGGTGCTGCTGATGTACACGGACGGTCTGGTGGACACGCCGGACCGGTCGTACGAGGACGCGGTGGCGGCGGTCTCCCGGCGGCTCTCCGCCTGGATGACCCGCCCGCAGCACGGCGGCACGGACCGCACGGCGGATCTGGAGGCGCTGGCGGAGAGTCTGGTCTCGGAGGGACCGGCGCATCCGGGGTACGACGATGTGGCGGTGCTGGTGGTGCGGCGGACATCGTGGGAGTCGGGCCCGGTGAAGATGAACCGCTGA